The following proteins are co-located in the Apium graveolens cultivar Ventura chromosome 5, ASM990537v1, whole genome shotgun sequence genome:
- the LOC141660001 gene encoding protein FAR1-RELATED SEQUENCE 5-like, protein MASYLFDYSSSSSDHNDFNYVTPHTKKRVYHKIFNDDAVIDVDSIEDKVNDPGKRKTHSDDDVGFGWKNHDVHGDSDDSNDSFNGDDDDKINDENFIENMNDVVPCVGMMFDSLDEAESFYRGYDRSIGFEIIIRSSHKHSRNGGISSRLYICRKGGRLGPKPLEVEDRAKGKRPRDVIPRTCCRARMCVAHKVSSNKWKVTKVNLEHNHAMVTSDKVNFMQRSRNIDPFTRSLIELFNKSGIETPKVMNLLSETCGGIEKIGFSAQDVRNVIRDIRRRVFDSGDAECGLVLLRDLQKQSDGNFFYRVDVDEENRVRGLVWVDPRSLNAYKNFGDVVTFDSTYRTNRYDMPFIPITGVNHHYQNILFGFALIRDEKETTYRWVLKTWLEAVDNKPPITIITDQDIALSNAISEVMPNTNHTYCTWHISSKFSEKLSTLYTQYSEFKTDFNAYIYKSLSPTEFEGRWEDLKEKYDLENHNWLNDMYAIRRQ, encoded by the coding sequence ATGGCTtcttatttatttgattattcaAGTTCATCTAGTGATCATAAcgattttaattatgttaccccCCACACAAAAAAGAGGGTTTATCATAAAATCTTTAATGATGATGCAGTAATAGATGTTGATAGTATTGAAGATAAAGTTAATGATCCGGGGAAGCGAAAAACGCATAGTGATGATGATGTTGGTTTCGGTTGGAAGAATCACGATGTTCACGGTGATTCCGATGATAGTAATGATTCTTTTAATGGCGATGATGATGATAAAATTAATGATGAAAATTTTATTGAAAATATGAATGATGTAGTTCCTTGTGTTGGTATGATGTTTGATTCGTTGGATGAAGCGGAAAGTTTTTATCGAGGTTATGATCGAAGTATAGGGTTCGAGATAATTATTCGAAGTAGTCATAAGCATTCAAGAAATGGTGGTATATCGTCACGTTTGTATATATGTCGAAAGGGTGGAAGATTGGGCCCAAAACCCTTGGAAGTTGAAGATAGGGCTAAAGGGAAACGACCTCGAGATGTTATTCCTCGAACTTGTTGTCGTGCTCGTATGTGTGTTGCTCACAAAGTAAGCTCAAACAAATGGAAAGTAACCAAGGTCAACCTAGAGCACAATCATGCTATGGTTACATCGGATAAGGTAAATTTCATGCAAAGATCACGCAACATAGATCCGTTTACCCGATCTTTGATTGAGTTATTCAACAAATCGGGTATCGAGACCCCGAAAGTGATGAATTTACTTAGTGAGACATGTGGTGGTATTGAAAAAATTGGTTTTTCCGCTCAAGACGTACGAAATGTAATACGTGACATTCGAAGACGGGTTTTTGATTCCGGTGATGCGGAGTGTGGATTGGTTTTGTTACGAGACTTGCAAAAACAAAGTGATGGAAATTTTTTCTACCGAGTGGATGTGGATGAGGAGAATCGGGTTAGGGGTTTGGTGTGGGTTGATCCTCGTTCGCTTAACGCGTACAAGAATTttggagatgtggtgactttcgACTCGACATATCGGACTAATAGGTATGACATGCCTTTTATTCCAATTACGGGAGTGAATCACCACTACCAAAATATTTTGTTTGGATTTGCACTTATAAGGGACGAGAAAGAGACTACTTATAGATGGGTTTTGAAGACTTGGTTGGAAGCGGTCGATAACAAGCCACCTATTACCATTATTACGGATCAAGACATCGCTTTAAGTAATGCCATTTCTGAGGTTATGCCTAACACCAACCATACATATTGTACGTGGCATATTAGTAGCAAGTTTTCCGAGAAACTATCTACTCTGTATACTCAATACTCAGAGTTCAAGACGGATTTTAATGCATATATCTACAAGTCATTGTCACCAACGGAATTTGAAGGTAGGTGGGAGGACTTGAAagagaaatatgatcttgaaaatCACAATTGGCTAAATGATATGTATGCAATTAGACGACAATGA